Proteins from a genomic interval of Streptomyces sp. NBC_01445:
- a CDS encoding RNA-guided endonuclease InsQ/TnpB family protein, with product MKLTVQVKLLPTPVQAAALEATLKACNEAATWVSSVAFEKDIKRNFALREHTYTAVKDRWSLGAQAAQHVIKKTCDAYRTLRANLTAGNLGKPGSQRYRRAVEKSIAFRPEGAQPYDDRMLSWQYTQRTVSLWTLSGRMKQVAFTAAPDHLARLALCRRGESDLLFRDGMWFLIATCEVPEAELNTTVTQFLGIDLGIVNIATTSDGQIMAGRRLNRGRLRERTLRMKLQRKNTPSAKRRLKKRRRKEARRVRDINHKIAKHVVAEAERTGRGIALEDLTGIRARVRLRKPQRATHSSWAFAQLGEFIAYKARKAGVPVVHVNPAYTSRTCAQCGHIDKANRVSQARFVCRSCGVVAHADWNGSRNIRHRAEELWRRGVQSTAPDPPRNSGGGTGRKRSTTASGARCASPGLLVPMPRS from the coding sequence GTGAAGTTGACCGTGCAGGTGAAACTCCTGCCGACGCCCGTGCAGGCGGCGGCACTTGAGGCAACCCTGAAGGCCTGCAACGAGGCCGCGACGTGGGTGTCGTCCGTGGCGTTCGAGAAGGACATCAAGCGCAACTTCGCCCTGCGCGAGCACACCTACACGGCGGTCAAGGACCGCTGGAGCCTGGGAGCGCAGGCCGCCCAGCACGTCATCAAGAAGACCTGCGATGCCTACCGCACGTTGAGGGCGAACCTGACGGCCGGGAATCTCGGCAAGCCGGGCTCGCAGCGTTACCGGCGGGCAGTCGAGAAGTCGATCGCCTTTCGGCCTGAGGGCGCGCAGCCGTATGACGACCGGATGCTGTCCTGGCAGTACACGCAGCGCACGGTGTCGCTCTGGACGCTGTCGGGCCGGATGAAGCAGGTGGCGTTCACTGCCGCCCCCGATCATTTGGCCCGCTTGGCCCTGTGCCGCAGGGGCGAGTCCGACCTGCTGTTCCGCGACGGCATGTGGTTCCTGATCGCCACCTGCGAGGTCCCCGAGGCCGAACTCAACACCACCGTCACCCAGTTCCTGGGGATCGATCTGGGGATCGTGAACATCGCGACCACCTCGGACGGTCAGATCATGGCCGGGCGCCGGCTGAATCGCGGGCGTCTGCGCGAACGCACCCTGCGTATGAAACTCCAGCGCAAGAACACCCCGTCCGCCAAACGGCGCCTGAAGAAGCGGCGCCGTAAGGAGGCGCGGCGGGTGCGGGACATCAACCACAAGATCGCGAAACATGTGGTGGCCGAGGCAGAACGCACCGGTCGCGGAATCGCCCTGGAAGACCTCACGGGCATCCGCGCACGGGTACGGCTTCGCAAGCCCCAACGGGCCACCCACTCCTCCTGGGCTTTTGCCCAGCTCGGAGAGTTCATCGCGTACAAGGCCCGCAAGGCGGGGGTGCCGGTGGTGCACGTCAATCCGGCGTACACCTCCCGCACCTGCGCCCAGTGCGGGCACATCGACAAGGCGAACCGGGTCTCCCAGGCCCGTTTCGTATGCCGGTCCTGCGGTGTCGTTGCACACGCGGACTGGAACGGCTCCCGCAACATCCGCCACCGTGCGGAAGAGTTGTGGCGACGCGGGGTGCAGTCAACTGCCCCAGACCCGCCCCGGAACTCCGGGGGTGGGACAGGACGCAAACGCAGCACCACAGCCAGTGGCGCCCGTTGTGCAAGCCCGGGACTTTTAGTCCCAATGCCGCGTAGTTAA
- a CDS encoding IS4 family transposase: MSEQSAMTSFVRTITVARGVFAPGHLGELTQYLPFELVDDVLARSRAVQGRLRLLPSRVGVYFVLALAVFPAVGYLGVWGKLVAGLGPLAPVRPCEKALRDLRRRIGAAPLQMLFETVAGPIAQPRTPGVCYRKWRTVAFDGCSSLRAPDQPRVRAWLGKILNAGYGPEGYPHLRLMALCETGTRGLLGAVFGPTSKGETHYARRLLPLLNATMLVLADRAFAGNDFLIDTADTGAQLLVRLNSRRRPTVFTALPDGSFLTRFQDRTFRIINVDITATCDDGTRISDHYMLITTLLDHSTDPAERLARLYHERWEVESAFLALRHTLLTGRVLRSCDACGLEQELWAWLTVHQVLRRAMCDAAESRPGTDPDRASFTIALQAAADQIVDACGITGDDSDGGGIARAVLAGLLPARRPRISARKVKCPMSRYGTTQNETRPLSSHSFNRLDITVLAATEQPTALPPSPANTDRRSHVFRLLAAADPGQDWTPRQIADALKIDHIRSLSAQMGQWITQKFLIRSGHGRYRLHPQWVKTPQPPAGSRDSTATIPA, from the coding sequence TTGTCCGAGCAGTCTGCCATGACCAGTTTCGTCCGCACCATCACCGTGGCGAGGGGCGTCTTCGCACCGGGGCATCTCGGGGAGTTGACGCAGTATCTGCCCTTCGAGCTGGTCGATGACGTGCTGGCGAGGTCGCGGGCTGTCCAGGGCAGGTTGCGTCTACTGCCTTCCCGCGTGGGGGTGTACTTCGTGCTGGCCCTGGCTGTCTTCCCGGCCGTCGGCTACCTCGGGGTGTGGGGCAAACTGGTCGCCGGGCTGGGCCCGCTGGCTCCGGTCCGGCCTTGTGAGAAGGCCCTGCGTGACCTGCGTCGCAGGATCGGAGCCGCGCCGCTGCAGATGCTGTTCGAGACCGTGGCCGGCCCGATCGCCCAGCCCCGCACCCCGGGGGTGTGCTACCGGAAGTGGCGCACGGTCGCCTTCGACGGCTGCAGCTCGCTGCGGGCCCCCGACCAGCCGCGCGTCCGCGCCTGGCTGGGCAAGATCCTGAACGCCGGTTACGGCCCGGAGGGCTACCCGCACCTGCGACTGATGGCCCTGTGTGAGACCGGCACCCGCGGCCTGCTCGGCGCCGTCTTCGGCCCCACCAGCAAGGGCGAGACCCACTACGCCCGCCGACTCCTTCCCCTGCTGAACGCCACGATGCTGGTGCTTGCCGACCGCGCCTTCGCCGGGAACGACTTCCTCATCGACACCGCCGACACCGGCGCCCAACTGCTGGTCCGGCTCAACTCCCGCCGTCGGCCGACCGTCTTCACCGCGCTGCCCGACGGCTCGTTCTTGACCCGGTTCCAGGACCGGACGTTCCGCATCATCAACGTCGACATCACTGCCACCTGTGACGACGGCACCCGGATCAGCGACCACTACATGCTGATCACCACTCTGCTCGACCACAGCACCGACCCCGCTGAGCGACTGGCCCGCCTCTATCACGAGCGCTGGGAGGTCGAGTCGGCCTTCCTCGCCCTGCGGCACACCCTGCTCACTGGCCGAGTCTTGCGCTCCTGCGACGCTTGCGGTCTGGAACAGGAACTGTGGGCCTGGCTCACCGTCCATCAGGTCCTGCGTCGAGCGATGTGTGACGCGGCCGAGTCCCGCCCGGGCACCGACCCCGACCGGGCCAGCTTCACCATCGCCCTGCAGGCCGCCGCCGACCAGATCGTCGACGCTTGCGGCATCACCGGCGACGACAGCGACGGCGGCGGCATCGCCCGGGCTGTCCTGGCCGGGCTGCTGCCGGCCCGCCGACCCCGGATCAGTGCCCGCAAGGTGAAGTGTCCGATGTCCCGCTACGGCACCACACAGAACGAGACCCGCCCACTGAGCAGCCATTCCTTCAACCGCCTGGACATCACCGTCCTCGCCGCCACCGAGCAGCCCACAGCCCTGCCACCGTCCCCGGCGAACACCGATCGACGCTCCCACGTCTTCCGACTCCTGGCGGCAGCCGATCCCGGCCAGGACTGGACTCCCCGGCAGATCGCTGACGCCCTCAAAATCGACCACATCCGCAGCCTCTCGGCGCAGATGGGGCAATGGATCACGCAGAAGTTCCTCATCAGGTCAGGTCATGGCCGCTACCGACTCCATCCCCAATGGGTCAAGACACCCCAACCACCAGCGGGTTCACGAGACTCGACAGCTACCATCCCGGCTTAA
- a CDS encoding APC family permease: MTQAPPIPPTEPSATGAPDLPDLSEGWGEQRSRLKKDLRRLDVLFFLICTLVGLDTIGSVAAQGPQGLTWMAILALAFFLPYGLLVAELGSAFPVQGGPYVWTRLAFGRLVAGVNQLLYWISNPVWVGGSLCIIALTTWEEFFTPLPGLWKYAAGLVFIWGGALAVVQSVRIGKWVPIAGAVARIVLLGFFLISVVVFAVQHGVHALPAGEFVPTYAGFVALVPVLIFNYVGFELPSSAAEEMTNPRRDIPLSILRSGLAAVLLYGGPILGILFVLPSQEIGSLGGFIDACKAVFTVYGGSIAADGTVTLTGLGSVFGGIAAAGLIIGLLTSGVTWAMGAHRAQAVACADGAGPAWLGHISEKHGTPVRVNLLSAVLGSILFVVALNLTGGNGEKYFAAGLGLTICTTFISYVITFPSLAVLRRKYPDTPRPYAVPGGRVGAWVVSVLATGFVAFTVIVLIWPGFGVGWFGSAGSAADSLPESFAGQRAQYTLSQVVPLALFVGIGLVFYALGARTRRRVGQ; encoded by the coding sequence GTGACCCAAGCGCCGCCGATACCGCCGACCGAGCCGTCCGCCACGGGCGCGCCCGACCTGCCTGACCTGTCAGAGGGCTGGGGCGAACAGCGCTCCAGGCTCAAGAAGGACCTGCGCAGGCTGGACGTGCTGTTCTTCCTGATCTGCACCCTGGTCGGCCTCGACACGATCGGCTCCGTGGCCGCACAGGGTCCCCAGGGCCTGACCTGGATGGCGATCCTCGCCCTCGCGTTCTTCCTCCCGTACGGACTGCTCGTGGCCGAACTCGGCTCGGCCTTCCCCGTGCAGGGCGGCCCCTACGTATGGACGCGCCTGGCGTTCGGACGGCTCGTCGCCGGTGTGAACCAGCTCCTCTACTGGATCTCCAACCCCGTCTGGGTGGGCGGCAGCCTGTGCATCATCGCGCTCACCACGTGGGAGGAGTTCTTCACCCCGCTGCCGGGACTCTGGAAGTACGCGGCCGGCCTCGTCTTCATCTGGGGCGGCGCGCTGGCCGTCGTACAGTCCGTGCGCATCGGCAAGTGGGTGCCCATCGCCGGCGCCGTCGCCAGGATCGTGCTCCTCGGGTTCTTCCTGATCTCCGTGGTGGTGTTCGCCGTCCAGCACGGCGTACACGCGCTGCCCGCGGGGGAGTTCGTCCCGACGTACGCCGGATTCGTGGCACTGGTCCCGGTCCTGATCTTCAACTACGTCGGCTTCGAACTGCCCAGCTCCGCGGCCGAGGAGATGACGAACCCCCGGCGCGACATCCCCCTGTCGATCCTGCGCTCCGGCCTCGCGGCCGTCCTCCTCTACGGCGGCCCGATCCTCGGCATCCTCTTCGTGCTGCCCAGCCAGGAGATCGGCAGCCTCGGCGGCTTCATCGACGCCTGCAAGGCCGTGTTCACGGTCTACGGCGGTTCGATCGCGGCCGACGGCACCGTCACGCTCACCGGCCTCGGCTCCGTATTCGGCGGGATCGCCGCGGCGGGCCTGATCATCGGCCTGCTCACCTCGGGCGTCACCTGGGCCATGGGCGCCCACCGCGCGCAGGCCGTCGCCTGTGCGGACGGCGCGGGTCCGGCGTGGCTCGGCCACATCTCCGAGAAGCACGGGACGCCGGTACGGGTGAACCTGCTCTCCGCGGTGCTCGGCTCGATCCTCTTCGTGGTCGCCCTCAACCTCACGGGCGGCAACGGCGAGAAGTACTTCGCGGCGGGCCTCGGCCTGACGATCTGCACCACCTTCATCTCGTACGTCATCACGTTCCCCAGCCTCGCCGTGCTGCGCCGCAAGTACCCGGACACACCACGCCCGTACGCCGTTCCGGGCGGACGCGTGGGCGCGTGGGTCGTGAGCGTCCTCGCCACCGGGTTCGTGGCGTTCACCGTGATCGTGCTGATCTGGCCGGGCTTCGGGGTCGGCTGGTTCGGCTCGGCGGGCAGCGCGGCGGACTCGCTGCCGGAGTCGTTCGCCGGCCAGCGCGCCCAGTACACACTGAGCCAGGTGGTGCCCCTGGCGCTCTTCGTCGGCATCGGGCTCGTCTTCTACGCCCTGGGGGCGAGGACGCGCAGGCGCGTGGGCCAGTAG
- a CDS encoding TetR/AcrR family transcriptional regulator gives MARVRLSVAERREELLRAAIEQIEARGVAAVRIADVAAALGVSNALVLYHFSTKEKLVAAAFAHAAEGDLAHLRKLLGKRTTALRRLRSAVRWYAPTGQAKGWRLWIEGWSAALREPALREVTRDLDKQWKAALTEVVAEGVAAGEFRCPDPAGAALRLTALLDGLAVQMTAYTGTVSRTRMQEWVDDALARELGLERADLTATTPAATS, from the coding sequence GTGGCAAGAGTGCGGTTGAGCGTGGCCGAGCGGCGCGAAGAGTTGCTGCGGGCCGCCATCGAGCAGATCGAGGCGCGGGGCGTGGCAGCCGTGCGCATCGCCGACGTCGCCGCAGCGCTCGGGGTGAGCAACGCGCTGGTTCTGTACCACTTCTCGACGAAGGAAAAGCTCGTCGCGGCCGCGTTCGCGCACGCCGCCGAGGGTGACCTGGCGCATCTGCGCAAGCTGCTCGGCAAGCGCACGACGGCGCTGCGCCGGCTGCGCTCGGCCGTGCGGTGGTACGCGCCGACCGGGCAGGCCAAGGGGTGGCGGCTGTGGATCGAGGGCTGGTCCGCGGCGCTGCGCGAGCCCGCGCTGCGGGAGGTCACCCGCGACCTGGACAAGCAGTGGAAGGCGGCACTCACCGAGGTCGTCGCGGAAGGCGTGGCGGCGGGCGAGTTCCGCTGCCCGGACCCGGCCGGCGCCGCGCTGCGCCTGACGGCGCTCCTCGACGGGCTCGCGGTCCAGATGACCGCGTACACGGGGACGGTTTCGCGGACCCGCATGCAGGAGTGGGTGGACGACGCGCTGGCCCGCGAGCTGGGACTTGAGCGGGCGGACCTGACGGCAACGACGCCGGCTGCGACGAGCTGA
- a CDS encoding SGNH/GDSL hydrolase family protein: protein MANESRSLSGGTIRSYAAVGDSFTEGVGDPGPDGAFVGWADRLAVLLDDRTPEHSFRYANLAVRGKLLDQIVEDQLPRAVELAPDLVTFAAGGNDIIRPGTDPDDVAERFEKAVARLTSAVGTVMVTTGFDTRDVPVLKHLRGKIATYNGHVRAVADRYGCPVLDLWSLKTVQDRRAWDDDRLHLSPEGHTRVALRAGQALGVEVPADPDQPWPAQPPRGTLEVRRDDIHWAREFLVPWIGRRLRGESSGDHVAAKRPDLLPL, encoded by the coding sequence GTGGCAAACGAATCGAGATCACTCAGCGGCGGCACGATTCGGTCCTACGCGGCGGTGGGGGACAGCTTCACCGAAGGCGTCGGGGACCCCGGTCCGGACGGGGCCTTCGTGGGCTGGGCCGACCGTCTCGCCGTCCTCCTGGACGACCGGACCCCCGAGCACTCCTTCCGGTACGCGAACCTCGCCGTGCGCGGCAAGCTCCTCGACCAGATCGTGGAGGACCAGCTCCCGCGCGCCGTGGAACTCGCCCCGGACCTGGTGACCTTCGCCGCCGGCGGCAACGACATCATCCGTCCCGGCACCGACCCCGACGACGTCGCGGAGCGCTTCGAGAAGGCCGTGGCCCGGCTGACCTCCGCCGTCGGCACGGTCATGGTGACCACCGGCTTCGACACCCGGGACGTCCCGGTCCTCAAGCATCTGCGCGGCAAGATTGCGACGTACAACGGGCATGTGCGCGCGGTCGCCGACCGCTACGGCTGCCCGGTGCTCGACCTGTGGTCCCTCAAGACCGTCCAGGACCGCCGTGCTTGGGACGACGACCGGCTGCACCTCTCGCCCGAGGGGCACACGCGGGTCGCGCTGCGGGCGGGGCAGGCGCTCGGCGTCGAGGTGCCGGCGGACCCGGACCAGCCGTGGCCGGCGCAGCCGCCGCGCGGCACGCTGGAGGTGCGGCGCGACGACATCCACTGGGCACGGGAGTTCCTGGTGCCGTGGATCGGCCGACGGCTGCGGGGCGAGTCGTCCGGGGATCATGTGGCGGCGAAGCGGCCGGACTTGCTGCCGCTCTGA
- a CDS encoding M23 family metallopeptidase, with protein MPAKGKHRRPKSQGFARVIVVAGVGGAALALPLMGATGAHAATPAAAHSVVKAAAAPAAAKTYAVKGGDTLSKIADEQNVSGGWKKLYSDNRSVIGGDPSVIHPGLKLTIGQKAAATATQASAPKAAAATTTGAGYTLPVQGASIGTAYKTAGAMWSSGYHTGVDFVIPTGTPLKAIAAGTVVSAGLDGAYGNEVVIQHADGKYSQYAHMSSLSVSSGQTVTEGQQIGLSGATGNVTGPHLHFEIRTTPSYGSDVDPVAYLRAHGVSL; from the coding sequence ATGCCCGCGAAGGGTAAGCACCGCCGTCCCAAGTCCCAGGGCTTCGCACGCGTGATCGTCGTTGCCGGAGTGGGTGGCGCCGCGCTCGCGCTGCCGCTGATGGGTGCCACCGGCGCCCACGCCGCGACTCCCGCGGCCGCTCACTCGGTCGTGAAGGCCGCGGCCGCTCCCGCCGCTGCCAAGACCTACGCCGTCAAGGGCGGGGACACCCTTTCGAAGATCGCCGACGAGCAGAACGTCAGCGGCGGCTGGAAGAAGCTCTACTCCGACAACCGCTCGGTCATCGGCGGCGACCCGTCCGTGATCCACCCGGGCCTGAAGCTGACGATCGGCCAGAAGGCCGCGGCCACCGCCACTCAGGCCTCCGCGCCCAAGGCCGCGGCGGCGACCACCACTGGTGCCGGCTACACGCTGCCCGTCCAGGGCGCCTCCATCGGTACGGCGTACAAGACCGCGGGCGCCATGTGGTCCAGCGGCTACCACACCGGTGTCGACTTCGTGATCCCGACGGGCACCCCGCTCAAGGCCATCGCCGCGGGTACCGTCGTGTCGGCCGGCCTTGACGGCGCGTACGGCAACGAGGTCGTCATCCAGCACGCCGACGGCAAGTACTCGCAGTACGCCCACATGTCGTCCCTCTCCGTCTCGTCCGGGCAGACCGTGACCGAGGGCCAGCAGATCGGCCTCTCCGGCGCGACCGGCAATGTCACGGGACCGCACCTGCACTTCGAGATCCGCACCACCCCGAGCTACGGCTCGGACGTGGACCCGGTCGCGTACCTCCGTGCGCACGGGGTCTCGCTCTGA
- a CDS encoding helix-turn-helix domain-containing protein: protein MQAEPVEAGTGAGPSDRAAQGGLGDALREWRVRRRVSQLELATRAGTTQRHVSFVESGRSVPGRAMVVRLAEALQVPLRERNALLLAAGYAPAYQESHFGGPQLSAVRTALERIMDAHLPYPAVIIDRCGDLVSRNEAFGALTEGVDPALLSAPVNIARVLLHPRGLAPRIVNLDEWAWHVIDGLHDESVRNSNRALTELVAELEGMVPDRPRQAGPDYLGFAVPLRLCTERGELRLLSTLTHFGTAVDVTLAELKLEAFLPLDQETAALLADAMDGRR, encoded by the coding sequence ATGCAGGCGGAACCGGTTGAGGCGGGGACAGGGGCAGGGCCCTCGGACAGGGCGGCGCAGGGCGGGCTCGGTGACGCGCTGCGTGAGTGGCGTGTGCGGCGGCGCGTCAGCCAGCTGGAGCTGGCCACGCGCGCGGGGACCACGCAGCGGCATGTCAGCTTCGTGGAGAGCGGCCGCTCGGTGCCGGGCCGCGCGATGGTCGTACGCCTGGCGGAGGCGCTGCAGGTGCCGCTGCGGGAGCGCAACGCCCTTCTCCTTGCGGCGGGTTACGCACCCGCGTACCAGGAGTCGCACTTCGGGGGCCCGCAGCTGTCCGCCGTTCGTACGGCACTGGAGCGCATCATGGACGCGCACCTGCCGTATCCGGCGGTCATCATCGACCGGTGCGGGGATCTCGTCTCGCGCAACGAGGCCTTCGGCGCGCTGACCGAAGGTGTCGATCCGGCGCTGCTCTCGGCGCCGGTGAACATCGCGCGTGTGCTGCTGCATCCGCGGGGCCTCGCGCCGCGGATCGTGAACCTGGACGAGTGGGCCTGGCACGTCATCGACGGACTGCACGACGAGTCCGTCCGTAATTCCAACCGAGCTCTTACGGAGCTGGTCGCCGAACTGGAGGGCATGGTGCCGGACCGGCCCCGACAGGCCGGTCCGGACTACCTCGGCTTCGCCGTCCCGCTGCGGCTGTGTACGGAGCGTGGCGAGCTGCGCCTCCTGAGTACGCTCACCCATTTCGGGACGGCGGTCGACGTCACGCTCGCCGAGCTGAAACTGGAGGCGTTCCTACCGCTCGACCAGGAGACTGCCGCCCTCCTCGCCGATGCCATGGACGGGCGCCGGTGA
- a CDS encoding tyrosine-protein phosphatase yields the protein MTQQVPSTEPELAGVRNFRDVGGLPTVDGRRVKQGVLFRSGHLAHATDEDAAFLSSLGLHTIFDFRNAADQRLEGPDVTLPGVRNVNLPLTDPADGAEFWQMVRDGNLDELRAALSEGQAADRMITSYRAIIAERTAEHSQVLHSLAEDSVPALMHCAAGKDRAGLSIAVTLLAVGVERDAIEADYLESNAAHRRYKVHRSSASKDAMSPEVMELLSPLFDARATYLAAAFETVAKTWGSTDRYLEEGLKLSPAQRERLRERLLD from the coding sequence GTGACGCAGCAGGTCCCGTCCACCGAGCCCGAGTTGGCCGGAGTGCGCAACTTCCGCGATGTGGGTGGCCTCCCGACTGTGGACGGCCGTCGGGTCAAGCAGGGCGTGCTGTTCCGCAGCGGTCACCTCGCGCACGCCACGGATGAGGACGCCGCGTTCCTCTCCTCGCTCGGGCTGCACACGATCTTCGACTTCCGCAACGCCGCCGACCAGCGCCTCGAAGGCCCTGACGTCACGCTGCCCGGCGTGCGGAACGTGAACCTGCCGCTGACCGACCCCGCGGACGGGGCCGAGTTCTGGCAGATGGTGCGCGACGGCAACCTCGACGAGCTGCGCGCCGCCCTCTCCGAGGGCCAGGCCGCGGACCGCATGATCACGTCGTACCGGGCGATCATCGCGGAGCGCACCGCCGAGCACAGCCAGGTGCTGCACTCCCTCGCCGAGGACAGCGTGCCCGCGCTCATGCACTGCGCGGCCGGCAAGGACCGCGCGGGCCTCTCGATAGCGGTCACGCTCCTGGCCGTGGGTGTGGAGCGCGACGCCATCGAGGCGGACTACCTGGAGTCGAACGCGGCACACCGCCGCTACAAGGTGCACCGCAGCAGCGCCTCGAAGGACGCGATGTCCCCCGAGGTCATGGAGCTGCTGAGCCCCCTGTTCGACGCCCGCGCCACATACCTGGCCGCCGCCTTCGAGACGGTCGCAAAGACGTGGGGTTCCACCGACCGCTACCTGGAGGAGGGCCTCAAGCTGTCCCCCGCCCAGCGCGAGCGGCTGCGCGAGCGCCTTCTCGACTGA
- a CDS encoding DUF6126 family protein, which translates to MSAEPNDVTEPERQPARRDIEDKLPRGIWVRLLVYVFAGHLVAGFIYLLFTLGASRG; encoded by the coding sequence ATGAGCGCAGAGCCCAACGACGTGACCGAGCCCGAGCGGCAGCCCGCCCGGCGTGACATCGAGGACAAGCTCCCGCGCGGCATCTGGGTGCGCCTGCTCGTCTACGTCTTCGCCGGGCACCTCGTCGCGGGCTTCATCTATCTGCTCTTCACGCTGGGGGCGTCACGAGGGTGA